The following proteins are co-located in the Methylomonas sp. 11b genome:
- a CDS encoding class I SAM-dependent methyltransferase, with protein MKKKLSCRICNSTENHEVFIGREMMFGTREEFEYFQCADCKCLQITTIPDNLGLFYPEEYYSFFTSPKNQKSRLIRLLIKQRFRNAIFDKGYKVNKILSKFVSMPDLRIDEVLPISVILRTSGISNFNARFLDVGCGSWSIWLEMLYTAGFKNLYGVDPFIKKCINLNGITILNTELKDIQGYFDLITMHHSLEHIPNQRETLEHAANLLTPNGVILIRIPTVSSFAWQHYKTNWVEMDPPRHLYLHSKKSVELLGAQAGLQLYETISDSLDFELYGSEQYCRDIPLTDKKSYWSNRNSTIFTSKELLDFKDMARNINANNTAGRMCFFFKKR; from the coding sequence ATGAAAAAAAAGCTTTCTTGTCGCATATGCAACTCAACTGAAAATCATGAGGTTTTTATCGGACGAGAAATGATGTTCGGGACTCGAGAAGAATTTGAATATTTCCAATGCGCAGATTGCAAATGCTTGCAAATAACTACCATTCCCGACAATTTAGGTCTATTCTACCCTGAAGAATATTATTCTTTTTTTACTTCACCCAAAAATCAGAAATCCAGATTAATTAGACTCCTCATAAAACAAAGATTTAGAAATGCAATATTTGACAAGGGTTATAAAGTCAATAAAATATTATCGAAATTTGTGAGCATGCCAGACTTACGCATAGACGAAGTATTACCAATTTCTGTAATATTACGTACTTCAGGCATTTCAAACTTTAACGCTAGATTCTTAGATGTAGGCTGTGGCAGTTGGTCTATATGGCTCGAAATGCTATACACTGCGGGCTTTAAAAATCTTTACGGTGTAGATCCTTTTATAAAAAAATGTATAAACCTCAATGGAATAACCATATTAAATACCGAACTTAAAGATATTCAAGGTTATTTTGATTTGATTACGATGCATCATTCGCTTGAACACATACCCAATCAGCGAGAGACGTTAGAACATGCCGCGAATTTACTTACTCCGAATGGCGTAATTCTAATTAGAATACCTACAGTATCATCTTTTGCTTGGCAACACTATAAGACCAACTGGGTCGAGATGGATCCTCCTCGTCATTTATACCTTCATTCAAAAAAAAGTGTTGAATTGTTAGGCGCACAAGCAGGATTACAGCTATATGAAACCATATCCGATAGTCTTGACTTTGAACTTTATGGTAGCGAGCAATACTGTCGAGATATACCTCTGACAGATAAAAAATCATATTGGTCAAACCGTAATAGTACGATTTTCACTTCAAAGGAGCTATTAGATTTCAAGGATATGGCTAGAAACATAAACGCCAATAACACAGCAGGTAGAATGTGTTTTTTCTTTAAGAAGCGCTAA
- a CDS encoding glycosyltransferase family 2 protein, translated as MPKISVCIPTFNGERYLKETLSSVLAQTYKDFEVIVVDDHSNDSTCNIVNKFVAIDSRVFLYVNEKNQGLVGNWNRCVDIAKGEWIKFVFQDDLLHPDCIGKMMAHANKSNQFIVCQRDVIYNDYDKNSSNLAQTINELPYLKSIFPNGGYINPETIRKTSLEYPDKNYFGEPTATLLHRDLFSKYGKFNPLLAQLCDYEYWIRVASNEGLFIVPQILASFRVHNDSTTSKNNDNKLFIMEYLDRLAVRYEILFNQHFSGLRHQAKKSKPQINLRKEFYNLMIEAEWFAKEFSNSKMDLSYPLLKELEFFIYQHPNLYKTLFFWRRKTYKWLEKNVLWRLR; from the coding sequence ATGCCAAAAATAAGTGTTTGTATCCCTACATTCAATGGGGAACGTTATTTAAAAGAAACTTTATCTAGCGTACTAGCCCAAACTTATAAGGACTTTGAAGTGATCGTTGTCGATGATCACTCTAATGATAGTACTTGCAACATTGTAAACAAATTTGTAGCTATCGACTCCCGCGTATTTTTGTATGTTAACGAAAAAAACCAGGGACTGGTAGGAAACTGGAATAGATGTGTCGATATTGCCAAAGGAGAATGGATAAAATTTGTATTCCAAGATGATTTACTTCATCCAGATTGTATCGGAAAAATGATGGCGCATGCCAACAAGTCAAATCAATTCATAGTTTGTCAAAGAGACGTAATATATAATGATTACGATAAAAATAGCTCTAACCTTGCACAGACTATAAATGAACTGCCTTATCTTAAATCCATATTCCCAAACGGCGGATATATAAATCCAGAGACAATCAGGAAGACATCATTGGAATATCCGGATAAAAACTACTTTGGTGAACCAACGGCAACGCTACTCCATCGAGATTTATTTTCAAAATATGGAAAATTTAATCCATTGCTTGCACAATTATGTGATTACGAGTACTGGATACGTGTTGCTAGTAACGAGGGTTTGTTTATTGTTCCCCAGATATTGGCTAGTTTCCGCGTACATAATGACAGCACAACGTCAAAGAACAATGATAACAAATTATTTATCATGGAGTACCTAGATAGATTAGCCGTACGTTACGAAATTTTATTTAATCAACACTTTTCTGGACTTAGGCACCAAGCCAAAAAGTCCAAACCTCAAATTAATTTAAGGAAAGAATTTTACAATCTTATGATCGAAGCGGAATGGTTTGCCAAAGAATTCTCTAACTCTAAAATGGACTTATCATACCCCCTATTAAAAGAGCTTGAGTTTTTCATTTATCAACATCCAAACTTATATAAAACTTTGTTTTTCTGGCGTCGGAAGACATATAAATGGTTGGAAAAGAACGTGTTGTGGCGACTTAGATAA
- a CDS encoding glycosyltransferase, with protein sequence MKTQSPLASVILPVYNGKKFIRDAVHSILTQSHINLELLIVDDGSTDESTSIIKELSEKDNRIRFFQQKNSGVAGARNLALREAKGEYIGFIDQDDIWLTDKLESQITYFKQNPEAVFLHGNIEYIDDQLTPLDKSLYPWETNASGHCFERLFVWNAIAIQTVCFKRKCMETVGFLREEVPGVDDYDYWLRFSRFFPIDYLDKTFALYRFHGENESHKWHLQDIKRAKVLEGILQDFPDIYLEIGKTRVNNQLSALYREIAIEFIRKNNNKEARTYSFKAFVKAPFKFENIFTLLMSLIPNQVLSSLRWYISKINPPPK encoded by the coding sequence ATGAAAACTCAAAGTCCATTAGCGAGTGTTATTTTACCCGTATACAACGGAAAAAAATTCATACGTGACGCAGTTCACTCCATATTAACGCAGAGTCATATTAATTTAGAATTACTAATCGTAGATGACGGTTCTACCGATGAAAGTACTAGTATAATTAAAGAGCTTTCAGAAAAAGACAACAGAATTCGTTTTTTTCAGCAAAAAAACAGCGGAGTCGCTGGAGCGCGCAACCTAGCCTTGCGGGAGGCAAAAGGCGAATACATCGGATTTATTGACCAAGATGATATATGGCTAACCGATAAGCTTGAATCCCAAATCACTTATTTTAAGCAAAACCCTGAAGCTGTTTTCCTCCACGGCAATATTGAATATATTGACGACCAGCTTACCCCGCTTGATAAAAGTCTCTATCCCTGGGAAACCAATGCATCTGGTCATTGTTTTGAACGCTTGTTCGTTTGGAATGCTATTGCTATTCAGACTGTTTGTTTTAAACGAAAATGCATGGAAACGGTTGGTTTTTTACGAGAGGAAGTGCCAGGTGTTGACGATTACGACTACTGGCTTAGGTTTTCGCGCTTTTTTCCTATAGATTATCTTGATAAAACTTTCGCTCTTTATCGTTTTCATGGTGAAAATGAAAGCCATAAGTGGCACTTGCAAGATATAAAACGGGCAAAGGTTTTGGAAGGTATTTTGCAGGATTTTCCAGACATTTATCTAGAAATTGGAAAAACTAGAGTCAACAATCAACTTTCGGCGCTTTATCGAGAAATAGCTATTGAATTTATCAGAAAAAACAACAACAAGGAAGCCCGCACCTATTCGTTTAAAGCTTTTGTTAAAGCCCCCTTCAAATTTGAGAATATTTTTACTCTTTTAATGAGCCTCATACCAAATCAGGTTTTATCGTCTTTACGTTGGTATATTTCCAAAATCAATCCGCCACCAAAATGA
- a CDS encoding glycosyltransferase family 4 protein: protein MIIKHQVQKVLFIQHGATVMGGVERLLLQITDSYRTKGIQSIVVLPEQGELVTRLNAIGIETRIVPAVLFPGEYELGINQYLSGIIERSQQILQIIKDEDIDIVHTHTVYPFDGALAAHKANIPHIWHVHSNFDIDTTPTLLKAFPLSNENVISLYANLCDTLVGVSSRTLKFFEKSKDLPARVILNALNVHDFDCKAAENPDSDLRDILNISENSRLVGFVGRICEQKDPLTFLYAARIISEKFPHVHFVMIGPPDDHALTTKLKETISSAPCANHFHILGEREDIPALLPQLDVILITSIFEGLAGICLEALAARCPTVSTRCGGSEDVITDGFNGFLVDIGDYRGIAQKAIAILENEELSNNLKAAGRKRVEEDFSWDRFIDQFIELYSELQERHHDIVKTNPALELCFHLIARNASLALKLDNHNNRISELEGFFNRLQVTTIYRAIKYIYKILGGNTRS from the coding sequence ATGATTATCAAGCATCAAGTGCAAAAGGTTTTGTTTATTCAGCATGGTGCTACCGTGATGGGGGGCGTCGAGCGCTTGTTATTGCAGATAACGGACTCCTATCGAACAAAAGGCATACAATCAATCGTTGTATTGCCGGAGCAAGGAGAATTAGTTACCCGGTTAAATGCCATAGGCATAGAAACTAGAATTGTGCCGGCCGTTCTATTTCCGGGTGAATACGAACTTGGCATTAATCAATACCTTTCAGGGATCATTGAAAGATCGCAACAAATTTTGCAGATTATCAAGGACGAAGATATTGACATAGTTCACACCCATACAGTCTATCCGTTTGACGGCGCGCTTGCAGCCCATAAAGCCAATATTCCTCATATATGGCACGTACATAGTAATTTTGATATAGACACAACCCCAACGCTATTAAAAGCTTTCCCTCTATCGAACGAGAATGTAATATCTCTTTATGCCAATCTATGCGATACATTGGTCGGAGTGAGCAGTCGTACCTTAAAATTTTTTGAAAAAAGCAAGGACCTCCCTGCTAGAGTCATTTTGAACGCTCTTAATGTCCATGACTTTGATTGTAAAGCTGCAGAAAACCCAGACTCAGATTTGCGCGATATATTAAATATTTCGGAAAATTCCCGCTTGGTTGGTTTTGTTGGCAGAATATGCGAGCAAAAAGATCCTTTAACATTTTTATACGCAGCCAGAATAATTTCTGAAAAATTCCCGCACGTCCATTTTGTAATGATCGGACCTCCTGACGATCATGCATTAACAACCAAATTAAAGGAGACGATTTCAAGTGCCCCCTGTGCCAATCATTTTCATATACTTGGTGAACGGGAAGATATTCCTGCGTTACTGCCACAATTGGACGTAATACTCATCACGTCTATTTTTGAAGGATTGGCGGGTATTTGTCTTGAAGCATTGGCTGCACGTTGCCCCACAGTTTCCACACGATGTGGTGGCTCGGAAGATGTCATTACTGATGGCTTCAATGGGTTTCTAGTAGATATTGGTGATTATCGAGGAATTGCACAGAAAGCAATTGCTATTTTAGAAAATGAAGAGCTATCTAACAATCTAAAAGCTGCTGGTAGAAAGCGAGTTGAAGAAGACTTTTCTTGGGATAGATTTATCGACCAATTTATCGAACTGTACTCTGAATTACAAGAAAGACATCATGACATAGTTAAAACCAACCCAGCTTTGGAATTATGTTTCCATCTTATTGCCAGAAATGCCTCATTAGCACTAAAACTTGATAACCATAATAATAGGATTTCAGAACTTGAAGGATTCTTTAATAGATTGCAAGTTACGACCATCTACCGAGCTATAAAATATATTTATAAAATTCTTGGTGGAAATACTCGATCATAA
- a CDS encoding glycosyltransferase family 2 protein, which translates to MAKVVGDNANMAQSLAPSPVISAIMAVYNTERYLTEAIQSILSQSFTDFELVIVDDGSTDGSPEILRNLAQQDSRIKLITQVNAGIGAATQRGIVESQGEYIAIMDSDDISLPDRLKLQKQFLDQHPDIDAVGSQWRMLHADGRDIGIDTHPTDSERISVLMYAFFSLHHPTTMIRRHALEKVGGYSVDRSCLVPDYDLFMRMQLAGCRFANLPEILFIWRLNPASTTHHKACAQAASVADVRDTGFKQLLLNDPQRAETIAKSIVQSFPTGTWQDERIRQLLPEREPSLLYRTWLNLPDDTQEDRLNKALVLWLKKPDQCCESLREQLIANNKPWLATLVDAYRGYKRVDPALYCDKLAIRPDDQIAVSLFVTYSSANEDFNQRLHQALTLKAKAKFPIEIIVVSITPDCSLKPFAQLLSMHECIFDDGGLAWHTAIHTASGAYFAYLEDNFRFNLDVLLETLDSQIQHKTRISFMADTRYFTDALDENDQPALDNRFRPVWTRSTLLGKDRVRLSNFIHHRGLLNNFNGNLNEIGLAAGRLLGRYLAIKNEFNIIDGAVNYFIPAIALNSNPLPLFQQTIGDWYLDYGMTNFPDLVFHDNLSKSKIEHYAQTLSTAWLNKNLHVYPGNASTLESFYLNRVNLAIRIPLFRYLLAHNKKTYLLTFWRNKAYLNAALALFYCVYQAIVIRFFSPHKK; encoded by the coding sequence ATGGCAAAGGTAGTTGGTGATAACGCTAATATGGCACAATCTTTAGCTCCCTCACCTGTTATCAGCGCGATTATGGCTGTTTACAATACCGAACGGTATTTAACCGAGGCTATTCAAAGCATTCTGTCGCAATCTTTTACGGATTTTGAATTGGTAATTGTCGATGATGGCAGCACCGACGGCAGCCCGGAGATTTTGAGAAATCTCGCCCAACAAGATTCTCGCATCAAACTCATCACTCAAGTCAATGCCGGCATAGGCGCTGCAACACAAAGAGGAATTGTCGAAAGCCAGGGCGAATATATCGCCATTATGGACTCGGACGATATTTCCCTCCCTGATCGACTAAAGCTACAGAAACAGTTCCTCGATCAGCATCCGGACATCGACGCGGTCGGTAGCCAATGGCGAATGTTGCACGCCGACGGTCGAGATATCGGCATCGATACGCACCCGACTGACTCGGAGAGAATTTCGGTGTTGATGTACGCTTTTTTTTCGCTGCATCATCCAACCACGATGATTAGACGACACGCATTGGAAAAAGTGGGCGGATACTCCGTAGACCGCAGTTGCCTGGTGCCTGACTACGACTTATTTATGCGCATGCAATTGGCGGGATGCCGGTTCGCCAATCTGCCGGAAATTTTGTTCATCTGGCGCTTAAATCCGGCCAGCACCACGCACCACAAAGCATGCGCCCAAGCCGCCTCGGTTGCCGATGTTCGAGATACAGGGTTTAAACAACTGCTATTGAACGATCCTCAGCGGGCTGAGACCATAGCAAAATCGATTGTTCAGTCTTTTCCAACCGGCACATGGCAAGACGAGAGAATCAGACAACTACTGCCCGAGCGCGAACCGTCTTTGTTGTATCGCACCTGGCTAAATCTCCCCGACGACACCCAAGAAGATCGTTTAAACAAGGCGTTGGTCTTGTGGTTGAAAAAGCCGGATCAATGTTGTGAATCCTTGCGCGAACAATTGATCGCCAACAATAAGCCTTGGCTGGCGACATTGGTGGACGCATATCGGGGTTACAAGAGGGTAGATCCTGCCCTGTATTGCGATAAACTTGCCATCCGCCCCGACGATCAGATTGCAGTAAGTCTATTTGTCACTTATAGCAGCGCAAACGAAGATTTTAATCAGCGTCTGCACCAAGCGCTCACATTGAAAGCTAAAGCCAAGTTTCCGATTGAAATTATTGTTGTTTCAATCACCCCCGATTGCAGCCTAAAACCTTTTGCTCAGTTACTTTCGATGCATGAATGCATTTTCGATGACGGCGGACTTGCTTGGCATACGGCAATACACACGGCTAGTGGTGCGTATTTCGCGTATCTGGAAGATAACTTTAGATTCAATTTGGATGTACTACTGGAAACTCTGGATAGCCAAATCCAGCATAAAACCCGTATTTCATTTATGGCGGATACCCGGTATTTTACCGACGCATTGGATGAAAATGACCAGCCGGCCCTGGACAATCGATTTCGCCCGGTGTGGACGCGTAGCACTCTGCTGGGAAAAGATCGCGTACGCCTAAGTAATTTCATTCATCACCGCGGCTTGCTAAATAATTTCAATGGCAATTTAAATGAAATTGGATTAGCGGCCGGCAGACTACTGGGTAGATATTTAGCCATTAAAAACGAATTTAATATTATCGATGGAGCTGTTAATTATTTCATCCCCGCAATAGCTTTAAATAGCAACCCATTACCTTTATTTCAACAAACTATTGGCGATTGGTACCTGGATTATGGCATGACAAACTTTCCTGACCTTGTATTCCATGACAATTTGTCAAAGTCTAAAATTGAGCATTATGCTCAAACCCTTTCAACAGCTTGGCTCAACAAAAATTTACATGTATACCCAGGCAATGCATCAACGCTGGAAAGCTTCTACCTCAACCGCGTCAATTTAGCGATCAGAATACCATTATTTAGATACTTACTCGCACACAACAAGAAAACTTATTTACTCACCTTTTGGCGGAACAAGGCTTATCTAAATGCAGCGCTGGCTTTATTTTATTGTGTGTATCAGGCCATAGTCATTCGTTTTTTTTCTCCGCACAAAAAATGA
- a CDS encoding glycosyltransferase family 4 protein, which yields MKTLHIFHNSDLKNGVDKTTCTLMVALKKLGVEPIAVVPKVGNVTEYLQSQAIRYWLVPYSCCVSRTERAQFKFYGDSFSQLESLITLIRQENPDIIHINTGHLLHAGIAAARQRIPAIWHIHAPFAEDLSRYESSVGVGGYIHLLKQLSSRIIGVSADVGKSLSEHLPPDRINTLYNGIDIEELRSSAKASSTDIRAELGLSADAKLVIGVGRISAQKDFAAFARVAAKIVPLKSECYFVIAGPKQETEAVRLLEDELERGQLNNKLFILGPRDDIAALLAQSSIFLSTAIFEGQGIAALEAMALGTPPVAMACSGLRECIVNGHDGILVEPGDESSAATAILHLLDDPKFSRKLTANACISVADKFSSHEYAKQFLSIANAALAYGPAAISDQELDLLSGLLGQINNAHLRLLGFEQQTLNQRIKGILWEWRQQLKAIFQ from the coding sequence ATGAAAACTCTACATATTTTCCATAATAGTGATTTAAAAAACGGGGTTGATAAAACCACCTGTACATTGATGGTTGCATTGAAAAAACTGGGCGTCGAACCTATCGCGGTGGTGCCCAAAGTTGGTAATGTCACTGAATATTTGCAGTCTCAAGCGATTCGTTACTGGCTGGTCCCATATTCCTGCTGCGTAAGCCGAACAGAGCGTGCGCAATTTAAGTTTTACGGAGATTCTTTCTCCCAGTTGGAAAGTTTAATTACGTTGATACGCCAGGAAAATCCCGACATTATTCATATTAACACTGGTCATTTACTACATGCCGGTATTGCCGCCGCGCGTCAAAGAATTCCTGCCATTTGGCATATTCATGCTCCATTTGCGGAAGACTTGTCCCGTTATGAATCCAGCGTTGGCGTCGGCGGCTATATTCACCTATTAAAACAATTGAGCAGCCGCATCATCGGCGTATCCGCGGACGTTGGTAAATCGCTATCGGAACATTTGCCGCCAGACAGAATAAATACCCTCTACAACGGCATCGACATTGAAGAATTGCGTAGTTCTGCCAAGGCATCTTCAACCGATATTCGCGCGGAATTGGGACTTTCCGCAGATGCAAAATTGGTAATCGGCGTGGGTCGCATCTCCGCGCAAAAGGATTTTGCGGCCTTTGCCAGAGTAGCCGCCAAGATCGTTCCGCTTAAATCCGAGTGCTATTTCGTTATCGCCGGCCCAAAACAGGAGACGGAGGCTGTCCGCTTGTTGGAAGACGAATTAGAACGTGGCCAATTAAACAACAAGTTATTTATACTCGGACCGCGAGATGACATTGCCGCCCTGCTGGCACAAAGCTCTATATTTCTCTCCACGGCAATTTTTGAAGGCCAGGGCATTGCCGCGCTGGAGGCAATGGCTTTGGGTACGCCACCCGTAGCGATGGCGTGTTCCGGACTGCGCGAATGCATCGTTAACGGACACGACGGCATTTTGGTAGAACCGGGGGATGAAAGTTCCGCCGCCACAGCCATTTTGCACCTGCTGGACGACCCGAAATTCTCTCGAAAACTCACCGCCAACGCCTGCATCTCTGTGGCTGACAAATTTTCCAGCCACGAATACGCCAAGCAATTTCTGAGCATCGCCAACGCTGCGTTGGCATACGGCCCAGCGGCGATTTCTGATCAAGAACTTGATCTGCTATCGGGATTATTGGGACAAATCAATAATGCCCATCTGCGTTTGCTAGGCTTTGAACAGCAAACCTTAAATCAACGCATAAAAGGCATTCTCTGGGAATGGCGCCAACAGCTAAAGGCAATATTCCAATAA
- a CDS encoding glycosyltransferase family 2 protein, which translates to MRQTTDISQAKPLISVIMPCYNSAHIIEKTIANLYQQTFDNFELVVVDDGSLDNSLEVLQKITELYKNIKIISQQNKGPGPARNRGLGAASGEFIAFLDSDDSWHPEFLAKLHHKLKENPNCVLAYCGWQNIGLNAEQCQPYIPPDYEENDKFAVLLHSCPWPIHAALTRKFAIDQVGGFNEHWLTAEDFDMWIRIAMFANIVRVPEVLAYYHHQQGEQISSNRLRAILNHWGVQKGLLHDFPEISQTLGKAKTDLLTKGQLLQRAYEFYWKNDLPSAHHLFRKALGMGYFGTNDLKYILPSLLPLTLYRALIKKIRS; encoded by the coding sequence ATGCGACAAACTACTGATATATCTCAAGCTAAACCACTCATTTCCGTGATTATGCCTTGCTATAACTCGGCACATATCATTGAAAAAACCATCGCCAATCTGTATCAACAAACTTTCGACAATTTTGAATTGGTAGTGGTTGACGACGGCTCCTTGGATAACTCGCTAGAGGTTTTGCAGAAAATAACAGAGCTATATAAAAATATAAAAATTATTTCCCAACAGAATAAAGGCCCCGGTCCTGCCCGCAATAGAGGATTAGGAGCCGCATCAGGAGAATTCATCGCCTTTCTGGACTCCGACGACAGTTGGCACCCTGAGTTTCTGGCAAAGCTTCATCATAAACTTAAAGAGAATCCGAATTGCGTGCTGGCATACTGCGGCTGGCAAAATATTGGGCTCAATGCCGAACAATGCCAACCTTATATTCCGCCTGATTATGAAGAAAATGATAAGTTTGCCGTTTTGTTGCACAGTTGCCCTTGGCCAATTCACGCCGCGTTGACGCGCAAATTTGCCATCGATCAAGTTGGAGGTTTTAACGAACACTGGCTAACCGCGGAAGATTTCGATATGTGGATTAGGATTGCAATGTTCGCCAATATTGTCCGCGTTCCTGAAGTACTGGCTTATTATCATCATCAACAAGGCGAACAAATTTCCAGCAACAGACTTAGGGCAATACTAAATCATTGGGGCGTACAAAAAGGCTTACTGCACGACTTTCCAGAAATATCGCAAACCCTGGGTAAAGCTAAAACCGATCTTTTGACAAAAGGCCAGTTATTGCAAAGAGCTTATGAGTTTTATTGGAAAAACGATTTACCTAGCGCGCATCATTTATTTAGAAAAGCCTTGGGGATGGGGTATTTTGGTACGAACGACTTAAAATATATTCTACCCAGCTTACTGCCTCTAACGCTTTACCGGGCTCTAATAAAAAAAATACGGAGTTAA